One region of Limnospira fusiformis SAG 85.79 genomic DNA includes:
- a CDS encoding Hpt domain-containing protein → MPTSQDQKIIAIFMEEAGERLEELSTGLKDLPKIMADSDREPMITMYRAAHSIKGASAMLTQQMPSLASINKVSKRLEDCFKSVKDTPIKADSKVVTLSNKCYEVLKNLIERAQSPSGLSVEMGEKIAKAALPVYDMLEKHLADLMSGKATPAVAAASSGGSKPVPSALAKVTAVLKPMLQGLSKPESPALRKQIAGLCGHLLKIAPGVEPWQNLVKTTHGAIANPKAPFPVLKNTVIKELQQAAKLLEAGKADAIAPSDALVKLGSSQGRVPATAKEITIPADPKEVVKVLLKTFNKKELQAITQLLIKHIKS, encoded by the coding sequence GTGCCGACGAGCCAAGACCAAAAAATAATCGCTATCTTTATGGAAGAGGCGGGAGAACGCCTCGAAGAACTTAGTACGGGGTTGAAGGATCTGCCAAAAATTATGGCTGACTCCGATCGCGAACCGATGATTACTATGTACAGAGCGGCGCACTCGATTAAGGGAGCCTCGGCTATGTTAACGCAACAGATGCCGAGTTTAGCCAGTATTAATAAGGTCTCTAAACGACTTGAAGATTGTTTTAAGTCGGTTAAAGACACTCCCATAAAAGCTGATAGCAAGGTTGTTACACTGTCAAACAAGTGTTATGAGGTACTAAAGAACCTGATTGAAAGGGCACAAAGTCCGTCGGGTTTATCAGTGGAAATGGGGGAAAAAATTGCTAAGGCTGCCCTTCCGGTGTATGATATGCTGGAGAAGCATCTAGCGGATTTGATGAGTGGCAAGGCAACACCTGCGGTGGCGGCGGCTTCGTCTGGGGGAAGTAAACCGGTACCGTCAGCGCTGGCTAAGGTGACGGCGGTTCTGAAACCGATGTTGCAGGGTTTGAGCAAACCGGAATCTCCGGCGCTACGGAAACAAATAGCGGGGCTGTGTGGTCATTTGCTGAAAATTGCACCAGGAGTGGAACCTTGGCAAAATTTAGTGAAAACTACCCATGGCGCGATCGCTAATCCCAAGGCTCCTTTCCCGGTTCTGAAAAATACGGTAATTAAGGAACTTCAGCAGGCGGCGAAACTCCTGGAAGCGGGAAAAGCTGATGCTATAGCGCCTAGTGATGCTCTAGTTAAACTGGGAAGTAGCCAAGGGAGAGTCCCGGCGACTGCTAAGGAAATTACGATACCAGCAGATCCGAAGGAAGTGGTGAAGGTGTTACTGAAGACTTTTAACAAAAAAGAACTTCAGGCGATCACTCAATTGTTGATCAAGCACATCAAATCCTGA
- a CDS encoding putative bifunctional diguanylate cyclase/phosphodiesterase, translated as MNDLDAYRRQLVPPINIDESIVARGNSCSENDSAHGLSVEMIEHLKLLATAVCCADDSVVITTANLEFPGPAIVFVNKAFTRMTGYGPTEAIGRTPRILQGEKTDRTILERMKLDLKDGGVFYGQTINYRKDGSEFVNEWHIEPIYNDRQQITHYLAIQRDVTERQNQHNRLIYEANHDSLTGLYNRGYFITELQKAIDRTQNCQDYLFGLLFMDVDRFKLINDSFGHQAGDQLLIEIGDRLQSCIRPQDILSRWGGDEFAIIIDDIQDLSEISQLTNKIQQTIKKPIILGEDHLETVTSLSIGIALSSMGYNCSADMLRDADTALYRAKDRGKGSYAIFTQAMHHRVRQQLQLETDLRYALKREELLLNYQPIISMKTNRIVGCEVLLRWEHGTLGLISPEQFIPMAEETGLIVKMGDWVIEQACIQAKQWECIYQDAPPFLSVNLSTKQLINQGIVEKIKEILEATKCSPELIRFELTETAIAESTEVAVTTLRKIKDLGIRLCIDDFGTGHSSLSRLSCFPIDTLKIDRSFIQGMSASEHQTKIAYAIVKLAQSLGMETIAEGIENLEQFCQLKSWGCELAQGFLMAQPIASKIFQEVLNQNLIYPLEC; from the coding sequence ATGAATGATTTGGATGCCTATAGGAGGCAGTTAGTTCCTCCAATCAATATTGATGAGAGTATCGTGGCGAGGGGTAATTCTTGTAGTGAGAATGATTCGGCACATGGTTTAAGTGTAGAGATGATAGAACACTTGAAGTTGTTGGCAACAGCGGTTTGCTGTGCTGATGATTCTGTGGTCATCACTACGGCTAATCTGGAATTTCCTGGACCTGCAATTGTGTTTGTCAATAAGGCATTTACTAGAATGACTGGTTATGGTCCCACAGAGGCGATCGGTCGAACTCCTAGAATTTTGCAAGGGGAAAAAACAGATCGCACGATTTTGGAAAGGATGAAACTGGATCTTAAAGATGGAGGGGTGTTTTATGGTCAGACGATTAACTATCGCAAGGATGGAAGCGAATTTGTCAATGAGTGGCATATTGAACCTATATATAACGATCGCCAACAGATAACACACTATTTAGCTATTCAAAGAGATGTGACTGAACGCCAAAATCAACATAATCGCCTAATCTACGAGGCTAACCATGATAGCCTAACGGGTCTATATAACCGAGGTTACTTTATAACTGAACTTCAGAAAGCGATAGACCGTACACAAAACTGTCAAGACTATTTGTTTGGTCTGCTGTTTATGGACGTCGATCGCTTCAAATTGATTAATGATAGTTTTGGACATCAAGCCGGAGATCAACTACTGATTGAAATTGGCGATCGTCTACAAAGCTGTATCCGTCCCCAAGATATTCTATCTCGGTGGGGAGGAGATGAGTTTGCTATTATAATTGATGATATTCAAGACCTGTCGGAAATTTCTCAACTAACTAATAAAATTCAACAGACCATCAAAAAACCCATTATTTTGGGGGAAGACCACCTAGAAACTGTTACCAGTCTTAGTATTGGTATCGCTCTGAGTAGTATGGGGTATAATTGCAGTGCAGATATGCTCCGCGATGCTGATACAGCCTTATATAGAGCCAAAGACCGAGGGAAGGGAAGTTATGCAATTTTTACCCAAGCGATGCACCACCGAGTCCGACAGCAACTACAGCTAGAAACGGATCTGCGTTATGCTCTCAAACGTGAGGAATTGCTACTTAACTATCAGCCAATTATCTCGATGAAAACTAATCGGATTGTGGGTTGTGAAGTCCTGCTTAGGTGGGAACATGGGACTTTGGGTTTGATTTCTCCAGAGCAATTTATTCCTATGGCTGAAGAAACTGGGTTAATTGTTAAGATGGGAGATTGGGTAATTGAACAGGCTTGTATTCAGGCTAAACAATGGGAATGTATTTATCAAGACGCACCGCCATTTTTGAGCGTTAATTTATCGACCAAACAACTAATAAATCAGGGAATTGTCGAAAAAATTAAGGAGATATTAGAAGCCACTAAATGCTCTCCTGAATTGATTAGGTTTGAACTGACAGAAACGGCGATCGCTGAATCGACAGAAGTGGCGGTTACTACTCTCCGAAAAATTAAAGATTTGGGGATTAGATTATGTATAGATGACTTCGGAACCGGACATTCCTCCCTTAGTCGTCTCTCATGTTTTCCTATTGATACCCTGAAAATAGACCGCTCTTTTATTCAGGGGATGAGTGCTTCGGAACATCAAACTAAAATCGCCTATGCTATTGTGAAGCTGGCTCAGTCCCTGGGAATGGAAACTATTGCGGAAGGGATTGAAAACTTAGAACAATTTTGCCAACTCAAATCTTGGGGATGCGAATTGGCTCAAGGGTTTTTGATGGCTCAACCTATAGCGTCAAAAATTTTCCAAGAAGTTCTTAACCAAAACCTGATTTACCCCCTGGAGTGCTAA
- a CDS encoding pentapeptide repeat-containing protein, translated as MKETEILERYLRGERDFRGIDLTAANLIGAKLIAANLSGSNLKEASLARAYLERCFMLEANLNGAFLYGTNLNYAKLRDSCLIEADLTKADLSGAQLHKANLRGAKLSGAVMSWVTLYRANLPGVNLCGANLNGINLRSANLEKANLNWANLTGARLSGANLRGAQLNGVKLEKAFLNGLTLEAIDFSSLELSEIKLSGAKMAGANLQGTNLKDSQMRFIRLDEANLQQANLQGSNIRGGQFIKANLMKADLQECDLRNADLSNTNLNLANLRGADLTGANLRGAYLWGANLDGANLENADLRDASFRDATLNGAILNGAILTGAIMPDGRIR; from the coding sequence ATGAAAGAAACAGAAATCCTAGAGCGATATCTTAGGGGAGAAAGAGATTTTCGTGGAATCGATTTAACCGCAGCCAACTTGATTGGTGCTAAATTAATCGCGGCTAACCTGTCGGGTTCTAATTTAAAAGAAGCATCCTTAGCTCGCGCTTACCTGGAACGATGCTTTATGTTAGAAGCCAACCTGAATGGGGCTTTTTTGTATGGTACTAACCTTAATTATGCGAAACTGCGAGATAGCTGCTTAATTGAAGCTGATTTAACTAAAGCAGACTTGAGCGGCGCGCAACTTCATAAAGCTAACTTAAGGGGAGCAAAACTCAGCGGCGCGGTGATGTCTTGGGTGACACTTTATCGCGCTAATTTACCGGGTGTGAATCTCTGTGGCGCTAATCTTAATGGGATTAATTTGCGATCGGCTAACTTAGAAAAAGCTAACCTAAATTGGGCTAATTTGACGGGAGCGCGACTGAGTGGGGCTAACTTGCGAGGAGCGCAATTAAACGGGGTTAAACTTGAAAAAGCCTTTCTGAATGGCTTAACTTTAGAAGCGATCGACTTTAGTAGTTTAGAACTGAGTGAAATTAAACTCAGTGGCGCTAAAATGGCAGGTGCTAACCTACAGGGGACTAATCTCAAAGATTCCCAAATGCGGTTTATTCGCTTGGATGAAGCTAACCTACAACAGGCTAACCTACAAGGTAGTAATATTCGCGGGGGTCAGTTTATTAAGGCTAATTTGATGAAGGCTGACTTGCAAGAATGCGACTTGAGAAATGCGGATTTGAGCAATACTAACCTGAATTTGGCTAACCTGCGAGGTGCTGACCTCACGGGGGCTAACCTTCGGGGTGCTTACCTTTGGGGTGCTAATTTGGATGGTGCTAACCTTGAAAATGCTGACCTGCGCGATGCTAGTTTCCGCGATGCTACCCTCAATGGCGCTATCCTAAATGGTGCTATCCTAACTGGTGCAATTATGCCAGATGGTCGCATTAGATAA
- a CDS encoding CBS domain-containing protein yields MYQYTVGQSLERIRSLAHVTETVYSLYVTDSDRHLIGILSLRDLVTAQLEQTVGEILSRDFVSVQTYTDQEEVARIIQRYDFLAVPVVDSQHPRLKHRGFVPPFQVADQPKP; encoded by the coding sequence ATGTATCAGTACACCGTAGGTCAGAGTTTAGAGCGTATTCGCAGTTTAGCCCATGTTACCGAAACCGTTTATTCTTTGTATGTCACCGACTCCGATCGCCATTTAATTGGCATTCTCTCCCTGCGCGACTTAGTAACTGCTCAGTTAGAGCAAACCGTTGGTGAAATCCTCAGCCGGGATTTTGTCTCTGTACAAACCTATACAGACCAAGAAGAAGTCGCCCGCATCATTCAGCGATATGATTTTCTAGCAGTTCCTGTCGTCGATAGTCAGCACCCCCGGCTGAAGCACAGGGGCTTCGTGCCCCCCTTTCAGGTAGCTGACCAGCCTAAGCCTTAA
- a CDS encoding tyrosine-type recombinase/integrase: protein MKKNRIGQASIIPDAIAYRIQKQCKYDWQRTLLAILMYTGERVGAVRLLRIPDVYVSSASRVVLPEITFRSETRKRAGGKDGGVRQVPISQKLREILGTYRIGGGEFLFPSPSDISKPVTVQAIDSFHRAAIARLGLENEGYSLHSYRRTFITKLYNKGVNTRTIMAITGHKSMSSLQRYIDADPQKIRDAIDEI from the coding sequence ATGAAGAAAAACCGAATCGGTCAGGCTTCCATTATCCCCGACGCGATCGCCTACAGAATTCAGAAGCAGTGCAAATATGACTGGCAGCGAACCTTACTAGCAATCTTGATGTACACCGGCGAACGAGTGGGAGCTGTCAGGTTACTGCGAATCCCTGACGTTTATGTTTCCTCAGCTTCCCGTGTTGTCCTGCCAGAAATAACTTTTCGATCCGAAACTCGTAAGCGCGCGGGCGGGAAAGATGGGGGAGTCCGCCAAGTTCCCATTTCCCAAAAACTTAGAGAGATTCTCGGAACTTACCGCATCGGTGGCGGCGAGTTTCTGTTTCCTAGCCCATCTGATATATCCAAGCCCGTTACCGTTCAAGCGATAGACTCTTTCCATAGGGCGGCGATCGCTCGTCTGGGATTAGAAAACGAGGGCTATTCTCTCCACAGTTACCGCCGCACTTTCATCACCAAACTCTATAACAAGGGAGTCAATACCAGAACCATCATGGCTATCACAGGTCACAAATCCATGTCATCTTTGCAGCGCTATATTGATGCTGATCCTCAAAAAATCCGAGACGCGATCGATGAAATCTAA
- a CDS encoding group 2 RNA polymerase sigma factor SigC, which translates to MAENRLSETDTFSFEINQSNVSDYASNPLTLWNISDAITAISAHIDPRWLWRANAFLESLTASVWCPSFTRSPYPEFYPEDSAAERAAKLMKLESNHPKFGLQLLRRKGSSNPWVEAACPVIQNRGRRFYVPLINPYLTANEVKIFGVDDQLGLSFKDYGNGILGGGSIGSNRGYDTIYIEGEYRVELDLILMAKRPANTLMNTITVGLNPILIAPANPNRAYFEIQNQGETQLLWGLGASGNNATTHPFRMPPGQIYYPGNVSGFIPTDAIWGKVVEGSTTVLIMESSYT; encoded by the coding sequence ATGGCAGAAAATCGCTTATCAGAAACCGACACTTTTTCATTTGAAATTAATCAGAGTAATGTCAGTGATTATGCAAGCAATCCGTTAACACTGTGGAATATTTCTGATGCTATTACTGCCATTTCTGCCCATATTGACCCCAGGTGGCTATGGCGAGCTAATGCTTTTTTAGAAAGTCTCACTGCATCAGTTTGGTGTCCGAGTTTTACTCGTTCTCCTTATCCCGAATTTTACCCAGAGGATTCAGCGGCGGAAAGGGCAGCTAAATTAATGAAATTAGAGAGCAATCACCCTAAGTTTGGTTTGCAATTACTGAGAAGAAAAGGCTCGTCAAATCCTTGGGTTGAGGCAGCTTGTCCGGTTATCCAAAACCGAGGGCGGCGGTTTTATGTGCCTCTAATCAACCCTTATTTAACTGCCAATGAGGTAAAAATATTTGGAGTAGATGACCAGTTAGGTTTAAGTTTTAAGGATTACGGTAACGGTATATTAGGCGGCGGTTCAATAGGCAGTAATCGCGGCTATGACACCATTTATATAGAGGGTGAATATCGGGTCGAATTAGATTTGATACTGATGGCTAAACGCCCGGCTAATACCTTGATGAACACAATAACAGTCGGACTTAATCCTATATTAATCGCCCCCGCTAATCCCAACCGTGCTTATTTTGAAATTCAGAACCAGGGAGAAACTCAATTGCTTTGGGGGTTGGGTGCATCGGGAAATAATGCAACTACTCACCCATTCAGAATGCCACCCGGTCAGATTTATTATCCCGGTAATGTATCAGGATTTATTCCGACTGACGCGATATGGGGTAAAGTAGTAGAAGGTTCGACAACTGTTTTAATTATGGAGAGTTCTTACACATGA